From Acidithiobacillus sp., the proteins below share one genomic window:
- a CDS encoding (2Fe-2S)-binding protein has protein sequence MSAAPEEVDDSPYCCCSAATFQEILERQRATPLPFMELLMVHAGCGGGCGSCIDDLETYLRSHDAYIED, from the coding sequence ATGTCCGCCGCTCCCGAGGAAGTCGATGACAGCCCCTACTGCTGCTGTTCGGCCGCCACCTTTCAGGAAATCCTTGAGCGTCAGCGCGCCACCCCCTTGCCTTTTATGGAGCTTTTGATGGTCCACGCCGGATGCGGCGGCGGTTGTGGCAGTTGCATTGACGATCTCGAAACCTATTTGCGCAGTCACGACGCCTATATAGAGGATTGA
- a CDS encoding alpha/beta fold hydrolase, which translates to MNSSCTFHPPWWSRGGHFQTIWAPFFAHSGSVEFRREIWETPDGDQVAVDRVDTSDDAPVVILFHGLASSSRGHYAHSLAAALRQRGWAGCFINFRGCGGIDNFLPRGYHAGDSAEIRWMLERATALFPRRPRYAVGVSLGGNALLKYLGEARDEAHKNLESAAAVCAPIDLIATAEHLQSGYLRFYNRYFLLKMKSSVRRYEAKYPDMADWPRVFSAKSVYDFDEYFTAPVHGFSGARHLWKEGSAAPLLSHINVPTLLLNSADDPIVPVDSLRNVQTNPAVTRCITEHGGHVGFIEGAFPGHLRWLPNTLLDYFERKNIP; encoded by the coding sequence TTGAATTCTTCCTGCACTTTTCATCCGCCCTGGTGGTCGCGGGGTGGCCATTTTCAGACCATCTGGGCGCCGTTTTTCGCCCACTCGGGTTCTGTCGAATTTCGCCGGGAAATCTGGGAAACGCCTGATGGCGACCAGGTGGCTGTAGACCGGGTGGACACATCAGACGATGCACCCGTGGTTATCCTCTTTCATGGCTTGGCGAGCAGTTCGCGTGGACATTATGCCCACTCCCTCGCGGCGGCTCTGCGGCAGAGGGGCTGGGCAGGCTGCTTTATCAACTTCCGCGGCTGCGGGGGAATTGACAATTTCCTGCCCCGCGGCTACCACGCGGGTGATAGTGCCGAGATTCGCTGGATGCTGGAGCGCGCTACGGCACTGTTCCCACGACGCCCACGCTACGCCGTCGGTGTCTCCCTCGGCGGAAACGCTCTTCTCAAATATCTGGGCGAGGCACGAGACGAGGCGCACAAAAATCTGGAAAGTGCGGCTGCGGTCTGCGCGCCCATTGATCTGATCGCGACGGCAGAGCATCTGCAATCCGGTTATCTTCGCTTCTACAACCGGTATTTTCTCCTGAAAATGAAGAGTTCTGTCCGCCGTTACGAGGCCAAGTACCCGGATATGGCGGACTGGCCACGGGTCTTTTCGGCAAAAAGCGTGTATGATTTCGACGAATATTTTACGGCACCCGTACATGGTTTTTCAGGCGCCCGACACCTCTGGAAAGAAGGCTCCGCAGCGCCGTTGTTGTCACATATCAATGTGCCCACACTGCTTCTGAACAGCGCGGATGATCCTATTGTACCCGTCGACAGCCTACGCAATGTTCAGACAAACCCGGCCGTAACACGTTGCATCACCGAGCATGGCGGTCATGTTGGCTTTATAGAGGGGGCCTTTCCGGGTCATCTGCGCTGGTTGCCAAACACGCTGCTGGACTATTTTGAAAGGAAGAACATTCCATGA
- a CDS encoding GNAT family N-acyltransferase: protein MLSTQSHGSTGHVATKKERSLRLYLARHQDEVEAAQRLRYGVFSAEYGAQFGGRPGLDQDEYDPFCEHLIVEDELRQEVVGTYRLFRPEKVARVGRYYAETEFDLSRLLALNVRIMELGRSCVHPEYRQGAVIALLWSGLAEAMTMWQIDYLMGCASVHSTDGPALGALYQRLNMYLTPQEQRVFPLRAVPNFDVQAQVDPATLPSLLKGYLRAGVRIGGEPFWDPQFHCADFFVWCESGLITPRYQQRFLEPVDARK, encoded by the coding sequence ATGCTCAGCACCCAATCTCACGGCAGTACCGGTCACGTCGCCACCAAGAAGGAGCGCTCGTTGCGTCTCTATCTGGCACGTCACCAGGACGAAGTAGAAGCGGCGCAACGACTGCGCTATGGCGTATTCAGTGCCGAGTATGGTGCCCAGTTCGGTGGTCGTCCTGGGCTGGATCAGGATGAGTACGACCCCTTTTGTGAGCACCTGATTGTCGAAGACGAGCTCCGTCAGGAAGTTGTTGGTACTTATCGTCTCTTCCGCCCCGAGAAAGTCGCCCGGGTAGGGCGCTATTATGCCGAGACAGAGTTTGATCTTTCACGTCTGCTGGCATTGAATGTGCGAATTATGGAGTTGGGACGGTCCTGCGTACATCCTGAGTACCGTCAGGGCGCGGTGATTGCGTTGCTCTGGTCGGGGCTGGCCGAGGCCATGACGATGTGGCAAATCGATTATCTCATGGGCTGCGCGAGTGTACACAGCACCGACGGCCCAGCCCTTGGCGCTCTGTACCAGCGTCTCAATATGTACCTGACGCCGCAGGAACAGCGGGTTTTCCCCCTGCGCGCTGTCCCCAATTTTGATGTGCAGGCGCAGGTAGACCCTGCCACACTGCCTAGCCTGCTCAAGGGCTATTTAAGGGCGGGGGTGCGTATTGGCGGCGAACCTTTCTGGGATCCGCAATTCCATTGTGCAGATTTCTTCGTCTGGTGCGAGTCTGGTCTGATCACCCCTCGCTATCAGCAGCGCTTTCTGGAACCGGTGGACGCGCGTAAGTGA
- a CDS encoding 1-acyl-sn-glycerol-3-phosphate acyltransferase, with amino-acid sequence MIRRKKPVSVLITYPGRRWRRSRPKALRRIWRLPVLVFYLLLAFPLAVWTCARKPEPDAGSYRAFAWWSRRALRILGIHLRVDGAIPKSPVLVAANHVSYLDILALATLVPGRFVAKTEMRAWPFFGIMGEWLGTLFIDRSDARASQRTMRQASAILTAGTSVVLFPEGTTSDGKGVGDFFAAPFETASGAAAPTIPVALRYEDVLRPGQPDPLCPFIGEDSLFGHLWRLAAAAPLTLRVEFLPALAPELGRRKLAATAQAAIADALHRMEQGASITYLHNPRRRPIRDAWAAWRHGHEG; translated from the coding sequence GTGATACGCCGTAAAAAGCCCGTTTCGGTATTGATAACTTACCCGGGGCGGCGCTGGCGTCGTTCGCGGCCCAAGGCTTTGCGGCGTATCTGGCGGCTGCCGGTGCTGGTGTTTTATCTGCTTCTGGCCTTTCCGTTGGCCGTCTGGACTTGTGCACGCAAGCCCGAGCCCGATGCGGGTAGTTATCGAGCTTTTGCCTGGTGGAGTCGGCGGGCCTTGCGTATCCTTGGGATCCATTTGCGCGTGGACGGGGCCATCCCTAAATCGCCGGTACTTGTCGCCGCTAATCACGTGTCCTACCTGGATATTCTCGCGCTCGCGACCCTGGTTCCGGGGCGTTTTGTGGCGAAGACGGAAATGCGTGCCTGGCCGTTTTTCGGGATTATGGGTGAGTGGCTGGGGACGCTCTTCATCGATCGTAGCGACGCCCGCGCCAGTCAGCGCACCATGCGTCAGGCCAGTGCGATTCTGACAGCTGGCACCAGTGTTGTGCTCTTTCCAGAAGGGACCACCAGCGATGGGAAGGGGGTGGGTGATTTTTTTGCGGCACCTTTCGAGACCGCATCCGGGGCGGCAGCACCGACGATTCCTGTCGCTTTGCGCTATGAAGACGTACTGCGCCCCGGTCAGCCCGATCCCCTCTGCCCCTTCATTGGGGAAGATAGCTTGTTTGGACATCTCTGGAGACTGGCAGCGGCGGCACCGTTGACACTGCGCGTTGAATTCCTGCCTGCGCTGGCGCCGGAATTGGGTCGCCGGAAGCTGGCAGCGACGGCTCAGGCGGCTATTGCCGATGCCTTACACCGGATGGAGCAAGGGGCTTCAATCACCTATCTGCATAATCCCCGCCGTCGTCCTATCCGGGATGCCTGGGCAGCATGGCGGCATGGTCACGAGGGTTAG
- a CDS encoding truncated hemoglobin, translated as MEQVSPPKRRLEPLCEKITLPVIRAVVDDFYNRIQLHPTLAEPFSVVQDWDLHKDRLSHYWWTVSGGLPYKEYRYALGDKHASVGVSNLLVDDWLALFHETMLDHMDVDLARRWHGMAAGIGESLRLMFTPRGD; from the coding sequence ATGGAGCAGGTAAGCCCTCCCAAACGCCGTCTCGAACCCTTGTGCGAGAAGATTACGCTGCCGGTGATTCGTGCGGTGGTGGACGATTTTTACAATCGCATCCAGCTTCACCCGACCCTGGCAGAGCCTTTCTCCGTCGTCCAGGACTGGGATCTGCACAAAGACCGACTCAGCCATTACTGGTGGACCGTATCCGGTGGACTGCCTTACAAAGAATACCGCTATGCGTTGGGCGACAAACACGCGTCGGTTGGAGTGAGCAATCTGCTGGTGGATGACTGGCTTGCGCTTTTCCACGAGACCATGCTGGACCACATGGATGTGGATCTTGCCCGTCGCTGGCACGGTATGGCGGCGGGTATCGGTGAGTCTTTGCGCCTGATGTTTACCCCCCGCGGCGATTAA
- the ilvA gene encoding threonine ammonia-lyase, biosynthetic, with translation MKNLLREVLCSRVYDVARETPLEAAPKLSARLQREVLFKREDLQPVFSFKLRGAYNKIAQLSDAEKARGVITASAGNHAQGVAYAAQKLGIRAVIVMPGTTPEIKVNAVRARGAEVILHGDSYSDAQVHCDALIAESGLVFIPPFDDPLVIAGQGTIGAEILRQRGAGLEAIFVPVGGGGLIAGVAGYLKSIMPEIRIIGVEPFEADAMYQSLQAGMRVTLPQVGIFADGVAVRQVGEHTFALCQKYVDEIVRVSNDEICAAIKDVFDETRSIMEPAGALALAGLKRMAATDPGQGGAWVAILSGANMNFDRLRFIAERAELGEAREALFAVTIPERPGAFRAFCAAIGQRVVTEFNYRLHRRDQAHIFVGVAIRDREDANMLLGNLRTTGHEALDLSDDEMAKLHIRHMVGGHAVAAQNERIYRFEFPERPGALMEFLDQLGGHWNISLFHYRNNGVDLGRVLAGFEVPDAEMAEFESLLARLDYPHVAETANPAYRFFLDHGQH, from the coding sequence GTGAAAAATCTTCTCCGCGAAGTACTGTGCAGCCGGGTCTATGATGTGGCCCGAGAAACGCCCCTGGAAGCGGCGCCCAAACTGAGCGCACGCCTACAGCGCGAAGTGCTGTTCAAACGCGAAGACCTGCAGCCGGTGTTCAGCTTCAAACTGCGCGGCGCCTACAACAAAATCGCCCAGCTTTCGGACGCCGAAAAAGCACGCGGTGTCATCACCGCCAGCGCCGGCAATCACGCGCAGGGTGTCGCCTACGCTGCTCAGAAGCTGGGTATCCGTGCGGTGATCGTCATGCCCGGCACCACTCCGGAAATCAAGGTCAATGCGGTACGGGCGCGGGGTGCGGAGGTCATTCTTCATGGTGACAGCTACTCCGACGCGCAAGTGCATTGCGACGCACTGATTGCCGAATCGGGCCTGGTCTTCATTCCCCCCTTTGACGATCCGCTGGTCATTGCCGGACAGGGGACCATAGGCGCAGAGATACTCCGTCAGCGCGGCGCCGGCCTGGAAGCGATTTTTGTTCCGGTGGGCGGCGGCGGTCTCATTGCCGGGGTAGCGGGCTACCTGAAATCCATCATGCCAGAGATTCGCATCATTGGCGTTGAACCCTTTGAGGCCGATGCCATGTATCAGTCTTTGCAGGCGGGAATGCGGGTAACTCTGCCGCAGGTCGGTATTTTCGCCGATGGCGTGGCGGTGCGCCAGGTGGGAGAACACACCTTTGCCCTCTGCCAGAAATATGTGGATGAAATTGTGCGGGTAAGTAATGACGAGATATGTGCCGCCATCAAGGATGTTTTTGACGAGACACGTTCCATTATGGAGCCGGCGGGTGCGCTTGCCCTGGCGGGTCTCAAACGGATGGCCGCAACCGACCCTGGTCAGGGCGGGGCCTGGGTCGCCATCCTCTCCGGCGCCAATATGAACTTTGACCGTCTGCGCTTCATCGCCGAGCGGGCGGAACTGGGCGAGGCCCGCGAAGCACTGTTTGCGGTCACGATTCCGGAGCGACCGGGAGCCTTTCGCGCCTTCTGCGCAGCCATTGGTCAGCGGGTCGTCACCGAATTCAATTATCGCCTGCACCGCCGGGATCAGGCACATATTTTTGTTGGTGTGGCTATCCGCGACCGGGAAGACGCCAATATGTTGCTGGGGAACTTACGGACGACGGGCCACGAAGCACTGGACCTGAGTGACGATGAAATGGCCAAGCTGCATATCCGTCATATGGTCGGTGGCCATGCGGTCGCGGCGCAGAATGAGCGGATTTATCGCTTTGAGTTTCCGGAACGTCCGGGCGCCCTGATGGAATTTCTCGACCAGTTGGGCGGGCACTGGAATATCAGTCTTTTCCATTATCGCAATAATGGTGTTGACCTGGGCCGGGTCCTGGCGGGCTTTGAGGTGCCGGATGCCGAGATGGCGGAGTTTGAATCACTGCTCGCCCGGCTCGATTACCCGCATGTAGCGGAAACCGCCAACCCAGCCTACCGGTTTTTTCTGGATCACGGTCAGCACTGA
- a CDS encoding winged helix-turn-helix domain-containing protein, whose translation MTDHLQPRLRILLAEAIAVGPGKAELLRHIREEGSISAAARAMNMSYRRAWLLVDTMNRCFLAPVVGTATGGSHGGGAHLTEMGEEILKRYEVMESKANATLAPDIAEFRKLMQLHTPEENAS comes from the coding sequence ATGACAGACCATCTGCAACCCCGTCTTCGCATTCTGCTGGCAGAAGCCATCGCCGTTGGCCCCGGCAAGGCCGAACTGCTTCGCCATATTCGCGAAGAAGGCTCCATCTCCGCAGCGGCGCGCGCAATGAATATGAGTTATCGGCGTGCCTGGTTGCTGGTAGATACCATGAATCGCTGCTTCCTGGCACCGGTAGTCGGCACGGCCACAGGCGGCAGCCATGGCGGCGGCGCGCATCTGACCGAGATGGGTGAAGAAATCCTGAAGCGTTATGAAGTGATGGAAAGCAAAGCGAATGCGACCCTCGCTCCTGATATCGCCGAATTTCGCAAACTCATGCAGCTCCACACACCAGAAGAAAACGCCTCGTGA